A window of Rhododendron vialii isolate Sample 1 chromosome 13a, ASM3025357v1 contains these coding sequences:
- the LOC131314085 gene encoding uncharacterized protein LOC131314085, translating into MEDLKAAPAKLDDYKAEVKDPLEDFNVGTGEDPRILHVCVALPDEMKDRLKYLLLEFKDCFAWDYPDMPGLNRSLVEHKIPIKEVFVPYQQIPRQMTPEVQKEVKKEMERLFKAKFIRPVKYVEWISNIVPVIKKNGKVRICIDFRNLNTASPKDEYHMPVVDHLVDATAGHRFLSFMDGYSGYNQIFIAEEDTHKTAFRCPGYIGLFEWIVMAFGLKNAGATYQRTMNVIFHDLIGRFMEVYIDDIVVKSHTFDEHIDYLRQVLVRMRLYKLKMNAMKCAFGVTAGNFLGFLVHKKGIEADKDKAKAIIEAQPPTNKQELQQFLGQVNFLRRFISNLSGKTLAFSLLLKLKSQKDFKWEGEHQKAFEFLKQSLVRPPVLMPPINGKPLKLYISAGHQSIGCLLAQDNENGHEQAIYYLSRRLNECEIKYKPIEKLCLTLYFSATKLRCYMLPSTVYVIAQTDIIKYMLTRPILRGKQGKWLLSLIEYDLQYMPQKAVKGQALADFITNHPNILIEKDEFEIHMVEIKPWKMSFDGSKTDRGVGAGVVFTSPKGEFLQFSFQLDENRILTNNQAEYEALIIGLEIAKELNIRYLNVAGDSQLVIRQITGEYKCNHPLLELQLQKVKILITYFDEVHLQHVYRLENSDANQMAQIASGIRIPEWQSEKLIKVQKRFLPFSIERDNNDFDIMEINLVDDWRVPIRKFLENPKEKIDRNIKQRAINYVIVGNDLFRKSSDEVLLLCIDKSQAMTVMGEVHEGTCGSHQSGEKMKWLLKRYGYYWPTIRKDCISYAKGCQKCQQYGPIQRVPAFPLQSIVKPWPFRGWAIDMIGEIVPHSSQQHEYVMVATDYFTKWTEAIPLKNVAQKQVIDFIEEHIFCRFGIPETITVNQASVFNGHEVMTYVNSYGVKILNSSPYYAQANGQVESTNKIIKNTLSKMIIDNPRDWHNLLSRVLWAYRTSKRESTRATPYELVYGQAAVLPVEVNIISHRVAKHYSPNNMDFEEAMYQELDGLEESRIDALNNIQAQKRNLERVYNKRVHEKSFAEGDLVWKAILPLDKKKKGYFGKWSPNWEGPFRVLKVLRGGAYQLESILGNVHERTINGKYLKAYFPSPWELIDE; encoded by the coding sequence ATGGAAGATCTTAAAGCTGCGCCTGCTAAGCTTGATGATTataaagcagaagtaaaagatcCATTAGAGGATTTTAATGTAGGAACAGGGGAAGATCCTAGAATTCTTCATGTATGTGTTGCTTTACCTGATGAAATGAAGGATCGTTTGAAGTACTTGTTGTTAGAATTCAAGGATTGCTTTGCTTGGGATTATCCTGATATGCCTGGTTTGAATAGATCATTAGTTGAACATAAAATTCCTATTAAAGAGGTCTTTGTCCCATATCAACAGATTCCAAGACAGATGACACCTGAAGTtcaaaaagaagtaaagaaagaaatggaacgatTATTTAAGGCCAAATTTATTAGGCCTGTTAAGTATGTCGAATggatttcaaatattgttcctGTAATCAAGAAAAATGGCAAGGTTAGAATATGCATTGATTTTAGGAATTTGAATACGGCATCACCAAAAGATGAGTATCACATGCCTGTTGTAGACCATTTAGTGGATGCAACCGCAGGCCATCGATTTCTTTCCTTTATGGATGGTTATTCTGGATATAACCAAATATTCATTGCAGAGGAAGATACACACAAAACTGCATTTAGATGTCCAGGATATATTGGACTATTTGAATGGATTGTTATGGCGTTTGGATTAAAGAATGCAGGAGCAACTTATCAAAGAACAATGAATGTGATTTTTCATGACCTAATTGGAAGGTTTATGGaagtttatattgatgatatagTGGTAAAATCACATACATTTGATGAGCATATAGACTATTTAAGACAAGTCTTGGTGAGAATGAGACTATATAAGCTgaaaatgaatgcaatgaaatGTGCTTTTGGAGTTACTgctggaaattttttgggatttctgGTTCATAAGAAAGGGATTGAGGCTGACAAAGATAAAGCAAAAGCTATAATAGAAGCACAGCCTCCAACAAACAAACAGGAACTCCAACAGTTTCTAGGACAGGTAAACTTTCTTAGGCGATTTATTTCCAATTTGTCTGGAAAAACTCTTGCTTTTTCCCTACTCTTAAAGTTAAAATCTCAGAAAGATTTTAAATGGGAAGGAGAACATCAGAAGgcatttgagtttttaaagcaATCGTTGGTAAGGCCTCCTGTTTTGATGCCACCAATAAATGGAAAACCTTTAAAATTATACATCTCAGCAGGACACCAGTcgattggttgtcttttggctcaagataatgaaaatggaCATGAACAAGCCATATATTATCTTAGTAGGAGATTAAATGAATGCGAGATAAAATACAAGCCTATTGAGAAGCTATGCTTGACATTATACTTTTCTGCCACCAAGCTAAGATGTTACATGTTACCATCGACGGTATATGTGATTGCACAAACGGACATCATCAAATATATGTTAACAAGGCCCATATTAAGAGGTAAACAAGGAAAATGGTTATTATCTTTAATAGAGTATGATTTACAGTATatgcctcaaaaggcagtaaaagggCAAGCTTTAGCTGACTTCATAACTAATCATCCTAACATATTAATAGAAAAGGATGAATTTGAGATACATATGGTCGAAATAAAACCATGGAAGATGTCATTCGATGGCTCCAAGACTGACAGAGGAGTTGGAGCAGGTGTAGTTTTTACATCCCCAAAAGGAGAATTCTTACAGTTTTCTTTTCAGTTAGATGAAAACAGGATTCtgaccaataatcaagctgagtatgaagctTTAATTATTGGATTAGAGattgcaaaagaattgaatattaGGTATTTAAATGTCGCAGGAGATTCACAATTGGTAATTCGACAAATAACAGGTGAATATAAGTGCAATCATCCTTTATTAGAATTACAATTACAGAAAGTTAAAATTCTAATAACATATTTTGATGAAGTGCATTTACAACATGTTTATAGATTGGAGAATAGTGATGCTAATCAGATGGCACAAATTGCTTCTGGAATTAGGATTCCAGAATGGCaaagtgaaaaattaataaaggtCCAAAAGAGATTCTTGCCTTTCTCTATTGAAAGAGATAACAATGATTTTGATATTATGGAAATAAATTTGGTTGATGATTGGAGGGTTCCAATAAGGAAATTTCTAGAGAacccaaaagagaaaatagacaGAAATATAAAGCAAAGGGCCATAAACTATGTTATAGTAGGCAATGATTTATTCAGAAAATCTTCAGATGAAGTATTATTGCTGTGTATTGATAAATCCCAAGCAATGACGGTTATGGGTGAAgttcatgagggaacttgtggtTCTCACCAGtctggagagaaaatgaaatggttacTCAAAAGATATGGCTATTATTGGCCAACAATAAGAAAAGATTGTATCTCATATGCTAAGGGATGTCAGAAGTGTCAGCAATATGGACCTATTCAAAGGGTTCCAGCTTTTCCTTTACAGTCAATTGTTAAACCATGGCCTTTTAGGGGATGGGCAATTGATATGATTGGAGAAATAGTTCCTCATTCTTCTCAACAGCATGAGTATGTAATGGTGGCTAcggattattttacaaaatggacagaaGCTATCCCATTGAAGAATGTAGCACAGAAACAAGTAATTGATTTCATTGAGGAGCATATTTTCTGTCGATTTGGTATTCCTGAGACAATTACAGTTAACCAAGCATCTGTGTTCAATGGTCATGAGGTAATGACTTATGTTAACTCATATGGAGTTAAAATCTTGAATTCTTCTCCTTATTATGCCCAAGCAAATGGGCAAGTAGAATCtacaaataaaattattaagaatACTTTATCTAAAATGATAATTGACAATCCAAGGGATTGGCATAATCTACTGTCAAGAGTGTTGTGGGCCTATAGGACTTCAAAAAGGGAGAGCACCAGGGCTACACCATATGAGTTAGTATATGGCCAAGCCGCAGTTTTACCCGTCGAAGTTAATATTATATCTCACAGAGTGGCTAAGCATTATAGCCCAAACAAtatggattttgaggaagcaaTGTATCAAGAATTAGATGGACTGGAAGAATCTAGAATTGATGCTTTAAACAACATACAAGCACAGAAAAGGAATTTAGAAAGAGTCTACAATAAAAGAGTCCATGAGAAATCATTTGCAGAAGGTGATTTGGTTTGGAAAGCAATTTTGCCtttagataagaaaaagaaagggtacTTTGGTAAATGGTCCCCAAATTGGGAGGGACCATTTCGTGTGTTAAAAGTTCTAAGAGGAGGTGCTTATCAGTTAGAATCTATTCTTGGAAATGTCCATGAAAGAACAATCAATGGAAAGTATTTAAAGGCATATTTTCCATCCCCTTGGGAGTTAATTGACGAATGA
- the LOC131312341 gene encoding receptor-like protein 51, with amino-acid sequence MAPPPPFHPISLSLLLLLLFPSLPSSLSPPTHTTISPTKSPSSPSPTKSPSSPSPSSSPSPTTSPPHSPKSSPTSTTLDPKQLTALQSLNIPTSKDPCSPPHTTALCDNSSPFRHLLSLSLSNCSLSLHLSTTALTSLSTLTSLHFQNCPSLPTPLHFPPSLASNLRSFSAVDSFKTLTGVFLSHLHNLTDLTLSAVPVTASGPGVILYNMKNLKSLTISQANLTGYLPRHWHYYTNLSHVDFSINKLEGKIPSSLTLLENLLVLNLSSNGLSGEIPSSIGDLLSLQNLSISANSFSGSIPDSLAAISSLVHLDLGGNRLNGSIPKFIAGMKELRYLNLEKNDFHGIMPFNASFIKRLAVFKIGGNANLCYNHSTLSPKVKLGIAPCDRHGLPLSPPPAKDASGPSGDDGGSSDDDYSVGDETGSSKKQHTHGPSKVVLGVAIGLSSVVFLIIFLVLISKCCR; translated from the coding sequence atggcACCACCACCCCCATTCCACCCaatctccctctccctcctcctccttctcctctttCCCTCACtgccctcctctctctctcctcccacaCACACCACCATCTCCCCAACCAAATCCCCCTCCTCCCCTTCCCCAACCAAATCCCCCTCCTCCCCGTCCCCTTCCTCCTCCCCTTCCCCAACCACATCCCCTCCCCACTCCCCCAAATCCTCTCCCACCTCCACCACCCTCGACCCCAAACAACTTACAGCCCTCCAATCCCTCAACATTCCCACCTCCAAAGACCCCTGCTCTCCTCCCCACACCACCGCCCTCTGCGACAACTCCTCCCCCTTCCGCcacctcctctccctctccctctccaactGCTCCCTCTCCCTCCACCTCTCCACCACCGCCCTCACCTCCCTCTCCACCCTCACCTCCCTCCACTTCCAAAACTGCCCCTCCCTCCCCACCCCCCTCCACTTCCCCCCTTCCCTCGCCTCCAACCTCCGCTCCTTCTCCGCCGTCGACTCCTTCAAAACCCTCACCGGCGTCTTCCTCAGCCACCTCCACAACCTCACCGACCTCACCCTCTCCGCCGTCCCCGTCACCGCCAGCGGCCCCGGAGTCATCCTCTACAACATGAAGAACCTCAAGTCCCTCACAATTTCTCAAGCAAATCTCACTGGGTACCTCCCAAGACACTGGCATTACTACACCAACCTCTCCCACGTCGACTTTTCCATCAACAAGCTCGAGGGCAAAATACCCAGTTCGTTAACCCTGCTCGAAAACCTTCTGGTTCTGAACCTCAGCTCCAACGGGCTATCCGGGGAGATACCCAGTTCGATTGGGGACTTGTTATCCCTCCAGAATCTCTCGATCTCGGCCAATTCCTTTTCTGGGTCGATACCCGACTCGTTAGCAGCTATTTCCTCGTTGGTCCACCTGGATCTGGGAGGGAATCGGCTCAACGGGTCGATCCCTAAATTCATTGCGGGTATGAAAGAGTTGAGGTACTTGAATCTGGAGAAGAACGACTTTCACGGGATAATGCCGTTCAATGCTTCGTTTATAAAGAGGTTGGCTGTGTTCAAGATTGGGGGAAATGCAAATCTCTGTTATAACCATTCGACTCTATCTCCTAAAGTGAAGCTTGGGATTGCTCCTTGTGACAGACACGGGCTGCCCCTTTCGCCGCCGCCCGCGAAGGACGCGTCCGGGCCGTCCGGCGACGACGGGGGAAGCTCTGATGATGATTACAGTGTGGGAGATGAGACTGGAAGTAGCAAGAAGCAGCACACTCATGGACCAAGTAAGGTTGTTCTTGGAGTGGCAATTGGGCTTTCTTCGGTTGTCTTTCTCATTATTTTCTTAGTGCTTATCTCGAAATGTTGTCGATAA